Proteins found in one Nerophis lumbriciformis linkage group LG27, RoL_Nlum_v2.1, whole genome shotgun sequence genomic segment:
- the tmem176 gene encoding transmembrane protein 176: MAVSVPRVLELQVQEDANAVKLTDKQQDVCGANQKGQPKCLGASQIMLGLMIMSYSIPLHFTEFTQVVFLGVPWWSGLVFIIAGVVAVILDKRCTTWTYRMSMMVNVVSVVLSIVAVIIYSVDLDKNPEFPCERSIHHNVCSERFYATRLSRGLKSFLLLFTLAQTAVCATLCILLYRHKRTIGLYAPFPGSASSPPRVLITPDQC, from the exons ATGGCAGTTTCTGTCCCGAGGGTTCTGGAATTACAAGTCCAAGAGGACGCCAATGCAGTGAAACTGACAGACAAACAGCAAGACGTGTGTGGTGCGAACCAGAAAGGACAGCCCAAATGTCTCGGG GCGAGTCAGATTATGCTGGGACTGATGATCATGTCCTACTCTATTCCTCTGCACTTCACTGAGTTCACTCAGGTGGTTTTCCTGGGAGTACCATGGTGGAGTGGCCTGGTG TTTATCATTGCTGGAGTGGTGGCTGTCATCTTGGACAAACGCTGTACAACATGGACT TACCGCATGTCCATGATGGTGAACGTGGTATCTGTGGTGCTGTCCATTGTGGCTGTGATCATCTATTCTGTGGACCTGGACAAAAACCCAGAGTTCCCCTGTGAAAGGAGCATACATCACAACGTCTGTAGCGAAAGATTCTACGCCACA AGACTGTCCAGAGGACTAAAATCCTTCCTGCTATTGTTCACACTGGCCCAGACTGCAGTGTGTGCCACTCTTTGCATCCTTCTCTACAGACACAAACGCACCATTGGGTTGTATGCT CCTTTTCCTGGATCTGCTTCATCTCCTCCAAGAGTCCTCATAACTCCCGACCAGTGCTGA